The Zalophus californianus isolate mZalCal1 chromosome 8, mZalCal1.pri.v2, whole genome shotgun sequence genome has a segment encoding these proteins:
- the THNSL2 gene encoding threonine synthase-like 2 isoform X2 — translation MWYISTRGMAPRVDFEGALFSGYAPDGGLFMPEELPQLGIETLRHWSTLSYPSLVKELCTLFIGPELIPRHVLNVLIDQAFCRFRHKEVVHLSRLRNGLNVLELWHGATYAFKDLSLCCTAQFLQYFLEKEKKHVTVVVGTSGDTGSAAIESVQGTKNMDIIVLLPQGHCTKIQELQMTTVVRENVHVFGVEGNSDELDEPIKAVFADVAFVKKHNLMSLNSINWSRVLVQMAHHFFAYFQCAPSLDTYPLPPVEVVVPTGAAGNLAAGCIARKMGLPIRLVVAVNRNDIIHRTVQWGDFSLSKAIEPTLASAMDIQVPYNMERIFWLLSGSDSQGTRALMEQFERTQSTSLPKELHSKLSGAVTSESVSDEAITQTMGRCWEENQYLLCPHSAVAVSYHYQQTNKQQPSLPRCCLAPASAAKFPEAVLAAGLAPETPADILALEFKETRCTPMRKGDDWTLMLRNTIEGLSWQQRPQS, via the exons ATGTGGTACATCAGCACTCGGGGGATGGCCCCACGGGTCGACTTTGAGGGGGCCCTCTTCTCTGGCTATGCTCCCGATGGAGGTCTCTTCATGCCCGAGGAGCTCCCACAGCTGGGCATAGAGACCCTGCGTCACTGGAGTACGCTCTCCTACCCCAGCCTGGTTAAGGAGCTGTGCACCCTCTTCATTGGTCCTGAGCTCATTCCAAGACATGTCTTAAACG TTCTGATCGACCAAGCCTTCTGCAGATTCCGCCATAAAGAGGTGGTCCATCTGTCCAGGCTGAGGAATGGACTGAACGTGTTGGAGCTGTGGCATGGGGCCACGTACGCGTTTAAGGACCTGTCCCTGTGCTGCACAGCCCAGTTCCTGCAGTActtcctggagaaggagaagaagcacGTCACTGTGGTTGTAG GAACATCTGGGGACACAGGAAGTGCTGCCATTGAGAGTGTTCAAGGAACAAAGAACATGGACATCATCGTTCTGCTGCCCCAGGGTCACTGCACGAAGATCCAAGAGCTCCAGATGACCACGGTGGTGAGGGAGAACGTCCATGTGTTTGGAG TGGAGGGCAACAGCGATGAGCTTGATGAGCCAATCAAGGCCGTGTTTGCTGACGTGGCTTTTGTCAAGAAGCACAATCTGATGAGTCTGAATTCCATCAACTGGTCCCGGGTCCTCGTGCAAATGGCCCACCACTTCTTCGCTTACTTCCAGTGTGCGCCATCCTTAGACACGTACCCCCTGCCCCCCGTGGAGGTGGTTGTGCCAACAGGGGCTGCCGGTAACCTTGCAG CTGGGTGCATTGCTCGGAAGATGGGCCTGCCCATCCGCCTGGTCGTGGCAGTGAATCGTAATGACATCATCCATAGGACTGTGCAGTGGGGAGACTTCTCTCTGTCCAAGGCCATCGAACCAACCTTGGCATCAGCTATGGACATTCAG GTGCCCTACAACATGGAGAGGATCTTCTGGCTGCTGTCGGGCTCTGACAGCCAGGGAACAAGAGCCCTCATGGAGCAGTTTGAAAGGACCCAAAGCACGAGTCTACCCAAGGAATTGCACAGCAAG CTTTCAGGGGCCGTGACATCTGAGTCGGTGTCGGATGAAGCCATCACCCAGACCATGGGTCGCTGTTGGGAAGAGAACCAGTACCTGCTGTGCCCTCACTCGGCAGTGGCCGTGAGTTACCATTACCAGCAGACGAACAAGCAGCAGCCCAG cctTCCCCGGTGCTGTCTGGCCCCCGCCTCTGCAGCCAAGTTCCCAGAAGCTGTCCTGGCTGCAGGGCTGGCCCCAGAGACCCCTGCGGACATCCTAGCCCTGGAGTTCAAGGAGACGCGCTGCACCCCGATGCGGAAGGGTGACGACTGGACGCTGATGCTTCGGAACACCATTGAGGGCCTGAGCTGGCAGCAGAGGCCTCAGTCCTGA
- the THNSL2 gene encoding threonine synthase-like 2 isoform X1, with protein MTRRNREADKLVTAFWILLCQAMDGQQKSRREATRIMWYISTRGMAPRVDFEGALFSGYAPDGGLFMPEELPQLGIETLRHWSTLSYPSLVKELCTLFIGPELIPRHVLNVLIDQAFCRFRHKEVVHLSRLRNGLNVLELWHGATYAFKDLSLCCTAQFLQYFLEKEKKHVTVVVGTSGDTGSAAIESVQGTKNMDIIVLLPQGHCTKIQELQMTTVVRENVHVFGVEGNSDELDEPIKAVFADVAFVKKHNLMSLNSINWSRVLVQMAHHFFAYFQCAPSLDTYPLPPVEVVVPTGAAGNLAAGCIARKMGLPIRLVVAVNRNDIIHRTVQWGDFSLSKAIEPTLASAMDIQVPYNMERIFWLLSGSDSQGTRALMEQFERTQSTSLPKELHSKLSGAVTSESVSDEAITQTMGRCWEENQYLLCPHSAVAVSYHYQQTNKQQPSLPRCCLAPASAAKFPEAVLAAGLAPETPADILALEFKETRCTPMRKGDDWTLMLRNTIEGLSWQQRPQS; from the exons ATGACAAGAAGAAACCGTGAGGCTGATAAACTAGTGACAGCATTTTGGATATTGCTATGCCAGGCGATGGACGGTCAACAAAAGAGCAGAAGAGAG GCCACCAGGATCATGTGGTACATCAGCACTCGGGGGATGGCCCCACGGGTCGACTTTGAGGGGGCCCTCTTCTCTGGCTATGCTCCCGATGGAGGTCTCTTCATGCCCGAGGAGCTCCCACAGCTGGGCATAGAGACCCTGCGTCACTGGAGTACGCTCTCCTACCCCAGCCTGGTTAAGGAGCTGTGCACCCTCTTCATTGGTCCTGAGCTCATTCCAAGACATGTCTTAAACG TTCTGATCGACCAAGCCTTCTGCAGATTCCGCCATAAAGAGGTGGTCCATCTGTCCAGGCTGAGGAATGGACTGAACGTGTTGGAGCTGTGGCATGGGGCCACGTACGCGTTTAAGGACCTGTCCCTGTGCTGCACAGCCCAGTTCCTGCAGTActtcctggagaaggagaagaagcacGTCACTGTGGTTGTAG GAACATCTGGGGACACAGGAAGTGCTGCCATTGAGAGTGTTCAAGGAACAAAGAACATGGACATCATCGTTCTGCTGCCCCAGGGTCACTGCACGAAGATCCAAGAGCTCCAGATGACCACGGTGGTGAGGGAGAACGTCCATGTGTTTGGAG TGGAGGGCAACAGCGATGAGCTTGATGAGCCAATCAAGGCCGTGTTTGCTGACGTGGCTTTTGTCAAGAAGCACAATCTGATGAGTCTGAATTCCATCAACTGGTCCCGGGTCCTCGTGCAAATGGCCCACCACTTCTTCGCTTACTTCCAGTGTGCGCCATCCTTAGACACGTACCCCCTGCCCCCCGTGGAGGTGGTTGTGCCAACAGGGGCTGCCGGTAACCTTGCAG CTGGGTGCATTGCTCGGAAGATGGGCCTGCCCATCCGCCTGGTCGTGGCAGTGAATCGTAATGACATCATCCATAGGACTGTGCAGTGGGGAGACTTCTCTCTGTCCAAGGCCATCGAACCAACCTTGGCATCAGCTATGGACATTCAG GTGCCCTACAACATGGAGAGGATCTTCTGGCTGCTGTCGGGCTCTGACAGCCAGGGAACAAGAGCCCTCATGGAGCAGTTTGAAAGGACCCAAAGCACGAGTCTACCCAAGGAATTGCACAGCAAG CTTTCAGGGGCCGTGACATCTGAGTCGGTGTCGGATGAAGCCATCACCCAGACCATGGGTCGCTGTTGGGAAGAGAACCAGTACCTGCTGTGCCCTCACTCGGCAGTGGCCGTGAGTTACCATTACCAGCAGACGAACAAGCAGCAGCCCAG cctTCCCCGGTGCTGTCTGGCCCCCGCCTCTGCAGCCAAGTTCCCAGAAGCTGTCCTGGCTGCAGGGCTGGCCCCAGAGACCCCTGCGGACATCCTAGCCCTGGAGTTCAAGGAGACGCGCTGCACCCCGATGCGGAAGGGTGACGACTGGACGCTGATGCTTCGGAACACCATTGAGGGCCTGAGCTGGCAGCAGAGGCCTCAGTCCTGA